In Lonchura striata isolate bLonStr1 chromosome 3, bLonStr1.mat, whole genome shotgun sequence, the sequence GATAAACCCAGAGGACGAAACTGTCATTGCAGGCAATGGAAAGACCTTAATGAAGAATTTAGAAAgtctgccaggagcagcaacCTAATCCCTCACCACATACCTTCTATAATCAGTAACAGCTCTCCTATGGAGCTTGCACTTCCCAAGGCACAAAAGCAGCTAGGATCATTCCCTATTTCCCCTCATGTGAAATAACTGAGCCCTACTTTGCTGCTGAGAGTTTTGGGCCTACAGCACTATCTCCCACTGCATCAAGCACAGCCCTCCCTCACTGCATCAACAGTCTCAGGCATAATGAAATCAGAGCTGCTAATTACTGCCAACACAGCAGCCTTTAGTTTTGTACAATTAGTGACACTTAATATTCATATCTTATTTAATGCTTCTGTTCTAACAAAGCAGTACTAGCACAGCAACAAGAGCACATGTCAGTGCCTAATTATAGACATATTAGTACTCAACTAACCACAACACATCTCTTCTGGAGTCCCACACAAGCACTCCCTCCACGTCAGGCATTCCTGTAGGTTCATGCTGGCCTATTTCAGAGTACATAGGCAGAACTAACCCCACCCTGATACACTGAGGGAAAAAGCATCATGTGCCTCTCCTTTTAAGCCTGTTCTGCCATTCACCACATGAAGAAAGGCTTAAGGATTCCTGAAAGGTGTTGCTCTAAGACAGGTAAGGACATTCAAAGTGAGAAAATCAGGAGTGCTATTTCATGTCAAGTTTTCATGCAGAGACTCAGTCCTGGGTAATGGTGGTAGTGCAGAACCTCTCTACTGAGGAGCCCTGAGGGATCAGACTTGGGATTTGCTGTACTTGGGTAATGACCTCAACCTGGTGCTCAGTAGATACAGATGGTTTTCAGCAGCCACGATGTTAATGACTGTCCAATGACAAGCCACTCCATCCTTTCCCAAGGAGCTACTGTTTTACTCACACTCTTTAAAACAGCTCCTAGCTTCCCACGAGCCTGGGCTAAATGAACTGGGATTTGCTTTTTAATTAGCAACTTCCAACCAAACATGTTAAATacagagatgcagaaaactaCAGTTGCTGGGCTCAATTTCTACTTTCCCACATGCAGGAGGTTCAGTAACTTGTAGTCTGCTGCAGACAGCAGAACGAAGTTCTAGGATGTTTGTTATTCATAGCCATTAATTGCAAAATCCATGATTCCACATCAACAGTTTCCTGAAAGCCTGAGAAgatgccagctcctgcagcacaccCTTCTGGTGACCAGCTGCACTTGCACTGCAAACGACTGCAAGGACACAGCACCGCAGAGCGCCCTTCCAAACACCCAggtgcatacacacacacactggcaGACATATACCCTCCATAGCCTCAGCTCTGACTTATACTCACTGAAAGGGTGCAATGGCTTCAGGAAGGAGGTTGTATGTCGCTACATTGGTCATTTTGTtgaagaagaatttcttcttgaaGTTTTTGCTATATGCCATTGTCCAGGGATCTAGCAGAGGGGTTACAGAGATcagatagaaaataaaaaggaaaaaaatcacagaagaaaTACACATGCAGTAAAAGTAGGCAGGAGGAATCTATAAGAACAACTGTGATCTTTCCATtactcctttttccttccttcccccaaGACAACCTGCATCCCAAGCTGTTCTCTATTCACTGAGAAAAATACCTTCTCCCTCCATTTAGAAGCTCACTTTTGAAACAGGGTATTTCCACATCCTATTACTCTGGAAAACATCATGATGAAAAATTATGatctcattaaaaaaagaaggtaGTCAGTCATGTAAATAAATGGAATTACCCACATGATAACTAATCAACCCACAACAGAAAACTTACATATAACACCCTAAACCTCACCCAAATCCAAGCTACTGTCATTACATGCAAACACTTAATCTCTATCCATTTGAATAGTGCCATTAATTGTTTACCAAGTTACAATATGAGTAAGCCTGGTCAATACTTTTTACTTGGAGAGACAAAGAAAAGTTGAGAGGGAGTGAAGACTCTCCCTACCGTTCATAGTCCGTACGATGTAGAGTCCTGTGGGCACAAAATGCCGATCATCTCGGCCAGTGTAGGACAGCCGGGGCATTCCCCCTGAACTCTTGATGACTTTCATCTCTAACCTAAATGTTGAGAGAAGGCAGTGATAGAGTGTTTCTTCCTTTACTGTGCTTATACACACATTGTACCACCTGCCACCCCCTTCTCCAGAATGTCACAATGAGAACTGACAGCATGGCACAGGACAGGATCGAATCATCACATCCTGAAATACTGAGGTTTTTGCCTACCCACACAGGCCAAGAGAAACCAGTCAGACCTGTCTAGATCAAGCTGCAAATTGAGTGCTGTGGTGAAAAATCTGTGATAAGCTACCATAATTGATCTAAACAGGGTTCCTATTTCAAGTGTCAATTCTCGACCTTTCAAGCCACTGAGAAACCATTGATACTTCTGCACCCAAACTCAGGCACTGTTGCTACTCCAACTGCTATGAAGTGCATTGGCCACATCTATGGCATGAGAATGCAGCAGAATGATGCTCTGAGTGAGCAGCATCTCAGGAACAGCAGCCACCATGAGCTCTAACAGCTCATTCTCCATGACCCCACTAGCACAGATCAGAACATCCCTCCCATTCCTGTGCACCAGTGACTGATAACCTCAGTGGGCCCTGACGTTTTATTTGCACCAATTGCTTACCTCACAAAAATCTTGTCCATTTCTTCCAATCTGTATACTTCCTTCACTCTGGGAAGACAAAAACGTTATTTCAAAAAAAGaactgtgcttttttttctgcccagCTACAGGGAGCAGCCAAATGGTTGATTTTATACAGCATGAGGTAGTCAGGCTCAACTGAGACTCACCCTTTTCCTCTATCTTATGCTTCAGTGACTAGTTTTTCCTGGCTTGAGAAAACCTGACACCTGCATGTTCATGGCTGGATTGCTGTAAGCAGCAGATAAATATCCTTGCTGCTAAGGAAGCTGTGCATTTTTACCTCAGGTTGACTatacagaaaagtaaaaacagTGAAAGTCAGGTGCTTTTGTTTTCCCATCAGATAAATTGACCAAGGTCAGTCCCAGATATGTTCGGGCCTCAGTATGCAGGCCTCACAGTAAAATTAACAACCTGATCTTCACCATTACTATCCTCAGAGATGCAATAAACTTGTTAGTTACCCTGAggtaaaaagagaattttttttaatcaataaaTATTATTCTGAGTCCTCATTCTGTCATTACATCAacctggttttgttgttttgagaCAGAAAAACAATCAGTAAGTTAAAAAAGCACTGCCTCTAATTGGACACAACAACCACTCATTTCCCACATCCCTACAAGCATTAGGTTTCAAAGAGCACAACAGGAACACTTTAACAGCTTTCCACAAAAGCAGCAAATGACCTCTCTACAATCCATTTCCCCAGCTCTCCTTCTCACTTCACCTTCAGCCTTCCCCAGCATTTTGGGCACCTCCAGTTATTACAAATGTCTGTTTTTCACTAGGCAGAGATTCCACTCATTGCCTTTCATTAAGCCATCAAGAAgctccttctctcccttcctccAGCTTCATTAATGACTTCAGCTTGTGAATGAGAAGCTGTTTCGTCCATAATACCTGACTGATGCCTTCACAGTTGTGCTCTTATGCTACACTGCAGTAGAATTAATGAAATAGAAGGCCAGGAGACAACCAAAGCTGAAGCCCTTTGTCAGGAACTTTCCTGGGGGTTGTAACTAAAGCCTTGTCCTCAGAGATGCTGGTCAGTCCTGCATTTACTAACAGTCAGCATCACTGTACTGCTGCTGACCCTTCAGGGCAGACAAGGACAGAATTCTTTGCAATGATTAAGCTCACTGGCTGCTAGACCTACAATCACACATATTTGGAATCAACACCAGCCAATCCACCTATGATGAAAATGTGACTGTGTGACATGTGAAAGGAGGGCTCAACTTCTCCATTAATAATAGTtactttaaatatataaaaagttTTTAATCTCTTTCCAAAGAACGTAACAGAACTATGAATTTCAGCCTGAAACTTAACTGCCCTTCATGTCCTCCAACACACTGACACCAAAGCAAGCGAGGCTGAGGAAAGGAGGCATCACTCACCGGATGGGGTTCATATCTGGCCGGCTGGGTTTAGAAACAGCTTTGACAAATTTCTCTGCCAGCCGAATCCTGAATGAACATGGAAAGAGAACCCAGCAATTTAACAAGGCCTTTGGTACAGCAGGTAGGTAACAGCTTCAACAGAGTAAGTGATTTGCCAACTCAGGACATGCACACTGCTAGGCAAATGGGTCTAGCAAGACTTCTTTTCACCCTGCTCTCCCAATTCAGTGCCCAGTGATACTGCTTATTATCCATTACAAATGAGTCTCCATAGCTTACTCTCTAAGTCCACATACTGTTGAACACTGATATATTTATCAGGCTATCAGGATTAGCAGAGACATTATGTCCCTGAGGATGGAAATAGAGGGGCTTGTTCCTTCTCTCTCAGCTCATTCATATTCCTAGAATGGTCAGTTTACCTCAGCCATGCCTGGCTCAGCCTACACTAAGAAAGAAGTTAGAGCTGCCCTCGTACACAGAGAAGATACAGTTGGAAAAGCCTATATGTACTTCAGTTCAGAGCAGCCTCATTCACAGTTCATCTTTATAGCAGTATTTCAGCTGAATGCACTTGTCTCCCTTTGCTCAGCATTCTGCTTTTTGTCTAAACACTGTTCCAGTCACTCCTACACATGTACAGAAAAACGCTTATCCAGAATCCACATACCTCTGGTTGAAATGCTGCATTTGAACATCATTGCCATTCAGCACCAAGACATCGAGGATGTGGATGGCACTGATTTTTCGCTGGGCTTTCCCCTAAGGAGGGCAATACAGAGATTTATTATTCACGCTGTGGCTATTTCAGCCTGTTTTTTGACAGGACATCTCTTCTAGCAAGAAAGCACCTTTCCAGATATTAGAAACACACAAATTCCCTGTTGCCCGTTATACAGGAACATGGCATACTCCAAGAACTAgtgtgttggaactcaaaatgtctctcagacatttttagaggttccaggccttgctcagaagcattctagacctcagcaggcagctggaaacagctgtgattttgagtttgagccatggaatggattaccaactttgaaggtggaacaagcagtcacaaagggttagatagcatagtaaaagtagttacaaagtagatgggaaatttttttagtattgtacagggggatTGTtatttgtacatgggggtcagaagttctaagatggaggaaagtgggctgatcctgttcttcctccttcttccttgcctccatgttcttggtgatgttggcatttacagattggtttagagtagaaaagcactttgtaatataggtagtaggtattggagGAAAACTAcaaacatgtaatacataatatatcatataaaagatagcagcagccctgggcggggggagagaagaagaagacagcagacagagaggatgtcagggtgtgtgtgtgtgtctctgcctgggccgctgaccaaacagccgcagcccgcgaacacaatcttttagataactagcaataaactgccttgagaccgaacaacaagaggctgcggagtttttctttggaagcacaggttggaggagaaattttaccaccacatgagaccccagagcaagcccggggttctcacactaATGCATCTCAAATACCCAGTTCTGTCTTAGGGGAGGGAGAGCAGGACCACAGTTGCCATCCACCAGCTATCTGTGCCTTATCAAGTATCACGAAGACCAGCACACTACAGGATCCTTGTCTGAGATGCAAGACAACAGGGAAACTCCCAGGCAGCTGGGATTTTTCACCTTACACTGTAAATATACCATGAGGATCTTCTCCTCATAGTCTCCAGTCACTACTGAGCAGTTATGTAcccacagagccacagacacATGAAGTCATGGTGGCAATGTCTTGTGCAGCTCCACTTAGAACAGCAACACAGCAGGTCCAGAGCGTTTTCAAAACAATGTTGAAAGCTTATATTTCTAGGACTGGACAGAAAGAAGGAACTTAATCCAAAATAGTTACTTTAAAGATCatatacaaaaaaaccccaaaccttggACCCATCACAGATGGAACATTTATTCTGCAGTATCTTACACAGATTAAGTGAAACCTCTGTTTGTAGCAAAATGGTGAGAGAAAGTAGGCTCCTACCTCTCCTTTCAGCTCATGAACAATCTCCACAGAGAGAAGAGTATCTCGTGGCAGCTCAGTTTTCAAATCCAGCTTTGTCCAGCGGTCTGACTGGCGACCACCCCAGGTGTAGATCTGTGATTTCTGTACAtaaagacagagtcagattcAGCCAAGGCTTCCTGAGGGCAGGGGTGAAGAAGAGACCTCtaactgcagagcagctctcagagAATCTTTTTGTCCTAGGCAGTCACAAGCAGTTTCTTTGTCATAAGTTTTAAGGAAGAACCTTAACCTCTACAGCAAAGGAACAAGAACCCCAATTCTAATCTACCAGTGACTTTTCACACCCGCACAAAGCACCAGATATAGAACACCTTTAAAAGGACAGTGAAGATAATTAGAGACACAAGCAGGAATGCAGGTCTCTGTGTAGGCTGAGATTACAGAAAAAGGGTTAATTAGTGTGAAAGCCAATGACATCAGGTGAAAGAAACATAAATAACTAGCAGTCTCAGGTACTGTTGATCAGGATGCTTTTAGGCCTTTAGGGACAGGAAAGGACGGGATGAAACTGCAAGGCAGAATAGCaccattaaaataaatcagcaaGACTCCTGGAGTGTCCTTAGCACTTACCCCTAACCCCAAGAGGAACTTCTGCTCACTTCCAGACACCATACACCGGTAATCAAACACCTGGCGAATTTTTTCCAGTGTGGTGGAATTCAGAGGAGTGGGTTTGTAACTGAAGGTATCAATGTCTGTGCCCTAAAAAGCAAAGTATGGAAAAGGCAAGAAAGACACAATACATCAACAGGCAGGTAAACATAATTTCTACATGAAGCAATAATCCAGGACTAGTTTCTTCATCTCTTAattccaacagaaaaaaagttattataTTTGTATGAAAGGACTCTAGGCAAGCTCTCACCTGAATCAGCTCAAAGAACTTGGACTTGGGATCTGAAGATGAAGGAGCAACACGAGCCTGATCAGGAATCTGAAAACAAATCCGAACAATTGATATAGAGTGTTATTCTCTGGCACATTCAAAGGAACATTTCTGGTTTCAATGTATGACAGAACATTCTGCCCCTGAAACTCCTGCTCTTGGGAtttgagatgaagaagagatgTCATGTGGCAAATAAAATGTCTCACATGTTTTACAAATTTAATGTAGGCATACCACATCTCACAGAAACCAACCAGCAACTCCAGAAAGATTTAGTCTAAACCTCTGATGTCATGCATGTTTTGATAAAATATCCTTTCATCAAAGACACACCATCAGCCTGTGAAACTAACTGCCATATCTATGGCCACATTGGAGTCAAAAGCTTAGGAAATAGAAACTGCAGACTCATAAAATAAGACCTTTTAGAGAGCTCTACTGCTTGGGATCTAGGCACTGAGTTCACTCTgtgtaaaatgaaatattctcaACTGCAAAGAAGCCTGCTCAGTTAAGCCATACACAATAAATCAGGCACATCATGTTTGATTACATAACAGCTTGAAACAGTTTCTGACTTTCCCAAAAGACAAGATATTAAACCTCTATCTAGAAAGTCCTATCTTTACCTTAGCTCCATTCTTGTTTCACTATAGCAAGGACACCTTCACAATTTGCCTGCTTGACACCTTACTTACCCCCCATAGCTGGAGACACTCCTTTCGGATTTCAGCCTGCCGTGGCTCAACCAGCGTTCTAAAGAAAGACAGCAGACTGTTAAGATGCTGAAACCTCTTTGATCTTGCAAGCATTAGATATCCCAGCCTTATAAAATTTGGAACTTTCAGCACCTGGCTTGAGAACAACATGAACATGAACATAGGGTTGTATGAAAGAAGACgctgccttccctccccaccctccagTTCCTGTGTTTAGCTTTGTTTCATGGTCTGCACTACTATCAGCCATCACTTCATTCCATGGAAGTACCATTGggtataaatattttcagtaagtTATGTATTTGTACAAACTTATGCTAATCTCCAAGAGCTGGGTACACAGCCTTACTTAAGAATAACAGCGAAAACCTGCTGAAGGCCATACAAAAAACAGTGTCAAGGAAGAATCAGCTCTAAGACAATTTCTAACTACCATATTCACTCAACTTTCTACCACATATCATGTCTGAATAATACCTGAGCAGAAAAGCCATAGCAGGGAAACATTGCAATGGCTTTAGTTTTATGCAAAAAATTAACATCAAACTTCAGGTAATTCTAAATCTGTAACATAGATATTTTGAATTGCCCCTGGAAAGATGAACAGCTGTGAACCACACTCAGCTTGATGGTTACTGTTGAATTGAAAATACTAGCTGCAAGTTACTTTTCTGCTTACATTCCTGCTAAGAAGCAAGCTCACTTATGGTAACTGGAAATCATCCAATGCATGGAAGCCTTCTCAACAAGGGTGATAATAGACCATCAATTTTCCAGACTCCTCCAGCCACCCACACACTGCAAATAACTCAGGTGGAGACACAAACTGAGCTACCTAAAAGCACTTTTCACTTTCCTGGCTCCAAAGGCCAAGACAAGTACCAGCTCAAATCCACAACTATTAAACAAGGACAAAACAATTCATTAACAGTAGGTTAATTCAGTCTTCACCAAAAGGAAGAGGAATATACTCACGTGTCTTGAACAAAGGCACGAATTTTGGCTAGTGCCTTTATCTGAACTTTGCAGTGgctaaaagagaagaaaagtttTAATCAGGGAGCAAATTAATCACCACCAACATTGTTCTACTggtcaaaacaagaaaaagtgcTGAGACAATGGGGAAGCCAGACTGATTCACAGAGCAATAAGGGATCTTTAACCAACAAAACCATAACTGACAGGAAGATCACTGGAACAAATTAGGCAGTACTTTCTTTTCTACGCAGTACTCTGAGGTTGAACAGTCACTAAGAGTAATACAGCATTTCTGTCAGCACAGGgtccccctgctctgctcagcctctcAGGGAACAAAAGCAGAGCAGTGTGCCAGCATCAACAAGTACTTCCATGAGTGCAGGAAGTTACACCTGAAAGCAATGCTAAATTAATCTGCCTACAGCCAGCAGCCTTCATCACCCATAGTAACTCACTTTTCATTGGATTGGACAATGTAATTGTAGAAATCCTGGTTGTCTTTGATCACATTCAGTGGGACAATAAGATTCACATCCACATCAGAATTGCGCAGCTGGTTGAGTCTGATGTTCACTGTGAAGAGGTAATCCCGCACATCTTCAATCCCTGACTTCAGGCCTTTGCATACCACATACCTGACGAGCAAGGCAGAGAGGTCAATTCTTTCACACAGCCAACTTGTCTGCTACACTCCCATTATACGGAGAGCTTCCCAAACCCCACGAGCTCTTTCCTCCTGAATATCTTTATAAAGATGCAAACTGACCTATCACCGAGTCATTGCATATTTTCTAAGCActggaaaagcagggaaatgcagccCTATGTAAACCCCCCACATATCTCCCTTAAGCAGTAAATCAATTCTGCTAAGACAGGtacaatgaaaacacagataatatcacagaattatagaaatggtttgggttggaaaggatcttaaagatcattcaGTACTTTCAAGTACTGGAAGGCCCCAGTTATGTCACCCCTAAGCGTCTCTTTTCCAGACtaaacaatcccaattctcagcctttcctcacaggaaatGTGCTCCATCATTGGAATCATGTGGTGCTCCTCCTCTGGACTTGGTCCAAGAGGTCCATGTCTTCCcttgtgctggggaccccagagctggatgtaGCACTACAGGatgggtctcaccagagcagagtagCAGGGCACAGTCCCCTCCCTTatcctgctggccatgctgttttggatgcagcccaggatacatgtggctttctgggctgtgagtacACAGTGCCAGCTCATGTCCAACCTCTCATATATCCTCTGGCTTCACTGAAACCATAGTTTCATGCAGAACAAGATTTGTTACATACCCAGTTACACAGCTTCCTTCTCATAAGAGCAATTTGGCAAATATCATCTTTACCTTTTCTATAATTTATCAAACATCTAAAATGTTTGCTCCTCCAAGATAGCTGCTAATTGAGGCAGGTCACAAAGCTTCCACTAGGCTTACCCAAATCCATCTATCACTGTATTTAGAGTATTGTTTTCTTTAGTAGACCCTCATGCTCAAGCATCTCACCTCTCTGAGTTAGCGGGACGGCTAGTCACAGGTTTAAAGATGCAAACTCTCTCAAAGCAGCAATACAGCAGATAAACAAGACCCACGCTGAATGGAGTAAACAGGTCAAAGGTTTTGCAGACAAAATTTCctcctgtaaaaaaaaagaggaagtaCACCAATGCCAGCAGATTATAAGGAAATAAGGAGATACCGAGCACCTCAATCCTTCTGCAGAACTAGCAACAGAGTTTTTGTGCAATTAAACAGCATCCAGAAGACAGTTATGAAGTGTGTCAGCAAGACTTCATGAAACATCTTCCCTAAGTCTCTGcagcaaagagagaaaagcatTCCCTTGGCAAGAATCTAATCTGTATGTAGGCTGTCTCACAAGCAAACCTTGTATATGCCCCCCGTCCTTCCCTTCCAGGCCCAGACTGTGCCCTACTGCCTGGCAGCATGCTATCCCAATGCCTCCAGGGAAGAGGATCCCTGATATATGCAACAAGGAACCTCAGACTAGAGGAGAAGACTAATAGATGTTACCTAAACAGAACAACTTGCCATCTAGAGAGAAAAAGAGTCTGTGTTCCTCTCTTTTTCAAACAAGTTTAACAATTTCCCCAAGCAAAAAGCAGGAATTTTTACAGAACTATCATCTACCCATGTAGGAAAGACAGAGCTCTGCCCCTTTTATCACATCACATTTGAGACTACACCTTAGCAGATCAGGTTCAGAGGGCACAAGatacaaattttcattttgtaacAATTTGTCTTCTGTATCAGTGCCAAAGGCTAACTAAACTCAGTGGAAGACAGGAGCCATCAGAATCAGACACAGTGTAAGGTCCATCATTTAGCAACAATGAGGTGCATCAGTTCTTATCACACAGATGGCAGATTTAAAGGAGAAAAGCCTTCAGAAGCTAGAGGAAATAAAGAACTGGATAAACACCCCTTTGCTCCAATCAGCTGGGATATTGAGGAAGTTGGTCCAGCTAGTGCCATAAAACCCAGATAGACTGTCCAGTTATCGCACTGCATGACTTTACCCCAAGACAGCTACATAACCCAACAAATTAGGTGctttaaaataatgcattttagCTCATGTTTTTAATCAAAAGCTAGACAAACATAGATTCACTTATTTTTCTCACCAGATCTCTTAGCTTTGCGACAATCATCTCAGGACTTATGCATACACATTCAATTCTGTGCAACTCATGTCAGAGCAGACTTCAAGGCACTAATAAAAATTGTACAGCAACAtttcccagtgccacccacaCCTTAGAGAAGAAGGAATATTAATGGACAAAATATACCTGTCCGGACAATGGAAAGTGCTGTAAGGAACTGGCAAAGCATGAGTTGTTTGCTTAGGATTTCTTGAAGATTCTCCTGACCCTCCACTGAGAAACCCTGCAAAGTACATAGCATATAATTAGTATCTCCACAAATCTATTGGTCAAGCAAACGATTCTGAGGAActaaatcatggaatcatgatcatttctctttctttaagGTAAAAGAATCAGCACCAGGAATTTTAATGGCAAGGCTTTTAGAATTTCACATTGTAGCTACACATGTCATACACCCTATTGTATGCAGACAAAGgtgtcagggttttttttagtgcaggaagaaaaagaaattaaccAACCCCATCAGCCATTAAGAAATGCACTCCCTTGTGATAAGTATTGTCCAAAACAAAATTCTGGAAAGCAGTAATGTTCTCTGATCGAGTGATGTCTCCATCTCCATCAATTCCACCCtctcctaaagaaaaaaatgagacaattaaaaacacatttgcaAGTACAAACAAAAGATCAGTATGTGCAGATGATCTATTGTATTCAATCAAGATTTAGTCAGAAATTACAAAGACCTTGATAGGCAGAATAAACACTAACAAAGTCCTTTGTTAAAACCACCTAAAAACCAAAGTtaaccacaaaaaacaaagatgctttttaattcagaaaaattATTCAGATTGAGTGGTCAGGCTGAAATAAGACCATAAAATAACCATGCTCAAATGATGAGGTGTACATTAGCCTCAGCAAAAGACAAATGAAGACTATATGACAACATAATATTCTCATCCAAGCAGGAGTGACACATAGCTGAACCTACTGAAAATATAAGATTCAATTTCACTGAACAGGTCACCTATTAAAAATACGTTATTACAGACAAGgcaaaattctttattttgtgtattttactAACAAATCAAATTATTCTAAAGAAACATAATAGTCTATTTTCAAACACAGTGTAATTTGGGCTTTATGAAAGCAACTCCTCCCAAAAAACTCTGAACAAGTTTATAACGGGAGTAAGGAAAGAGACATAGGGTTTGTGCACAAATACTCACAGTTTTCCCATGCAGCTCTTTAAAATTTAGAGAGCTACATTGTCCCCCCAGCTGGTATTTTAGAAAGCTGACCTAAGGTATATTCTTGTGCTTTAAGGAAGCTTGAATTTCTATTTGGTATTAGACCTTGTAAATCTTCTACAACTACAGATTCTATTACCTCAACTGGAGGACTAGAAAGCAGAAGTGATCAGGATGCATGATATAGTTTTGATAACTAAACTCCTCATCAACCATCCTGTCAATAAGTGAAGTGACACTGGAATTTGTTACCATTCTTCACAACAGAAATACCATGGCAGGCTATTTCCTTCCCATCAGTGGAAGAGTCTGTACACACCTCACTAGATTTAGAGCATAATAGAAAGGGATCaagaaaattaatcaaaaaCATTGGGCTATTAATTTCTCCAGGTATCTCCTCCTCCCCATAACACCAGTTTGCCGTGAACTAACGAAGATCCAAGCACTGCAACCATTAGAACAAGGTGTTTATCAGCCTTGCTGCCCTTGCCATGA encodes:
- the CMTR1 gene encoding cap-specific mRNA (nucleoside-2'-O-)-methyltransferase 1 — its product is MKRRTEPEFSSPQNKQKKSREDLGLTLSSTSDDENQFSNHTTQESSSGSESESDEKRPVFSNEFKQDSLVEGTSSRYSMYNSVSQKLMAKMGFREGEGLGKYGQGRKDIVEASNQKGRRGFGLTLKGFDGELNIDWQDEPEPSAYEKVDWCPECTTEIPDAQVLKEWMTVGKRKLMIEDETEFCNEELLHNVLQCKSVFDELDGEEMRRARTRSNPYEMIRGAFFLNRAAMKMANMDHVFDYMFTNPKDCQGVPLIKECDAELLYFADVCAGPGGFSEYVLWRRKWHAKGFGMTLKGPNDFKLEDFYSASSELFEPYYGEGGIDGDGDITRSENITAFQNFVLDNTYHKGVHFLMADGGFSVEGQENLQEILSKQLMLCQFLTALSIVRTGGNFVCKTFDLFTPFSVGLVYLLYCCFERVCIFKPVTSRPANSERYVVCKGLKSGIEDVRDYLFTVNIRLNQLRNSDVDVNLIVPLNVIKDNQDFYNYIVQSNENHCKVQIKALAKIRAFVQDTTLVEPRQAEIRKECLQLWGIPDQARVAPSSSDPKSKFFELIQGTDIDTFSYKPTPLNSTTLEKIRQVFDYRCMVSGSEQKFLLGLGKSQIYTWGGRQSDRWTKLDLKTELPRDTLLSVEIVHELKGEGKAQRKISAIHILDVLVLNGNDVQMQHFNQRIRLAEKFVKAVSKPSRPDMNPIRVKEVYRLEEMDKIFVRLEMKVIKSSGGMPRLSYTGRDDRHFVPTGLYIVRTMNDPWTMAYSKNFKKKFFFNKMTNVATYNLLPEAIAPFHVCHYSRLFWEWGEGVKVHDSQKRQDPEKLSKETVLSFIQAHYP